gacgatgatgatttcGGAGAATTCAGTGATTTCAAGCAACCGGAAAGCACAACAACCGAACCACCAATTTGCAGTTTTTCCATGGATAATGTGCACAAGCTACTTGAAGCAATGTTTCCAAGCATTGATCCTGAAATGCTTTCAACAGACACAGGacagcaaacaacagcacTGTGCAACATTCCCAGCAACAAGCTGCATTCCCAGCTTCAGGACTTCGACAATACGAACGCGCTGGCCTACCAACACAGCAAATCAACCAGTAGCAAAACGCTCGTAACGGCTCTCGGTATCGATTCGAGAAATATAGTAAGTGTTGGTTGATATTTTAACCGATGGGGCAAACATAATATTCAATGTCCCTGTTTCTTGTTGCAGATGTATGGACCTAAATGGAATAGTTCGATGCCAAGGTTTGCGGCAAATCTCAGTTTCAACCCGCTGGAACCTCTCAAACCAGTCGCACCGTCAACGGTTAAAGAAACCGGATCCAACACCAACGAAAAGAATGCCAATATTACGCAAGCCGCCAAAGCCAGTAGCACATTTGTCGGTGGACTGGATCATTTGCACGTTAATCCAGTTCCAAATTCATCCGTTCCAGCGGCACAGTTTGACTGGAACAGTTCGGGTTTGGTTAATCCACTGGAAGGTAAGCATGTGTTTTGACGTTCCTTGCTCCCTATCCCGTCGaaagtttgtttcttttatgttttaattttttacagcaaaacaattttatgTTATTGTTTCTAAATTTCAAACGTCATTACCATCCCACGGCTTGGCGTATTTTGATACAGTTTATTTCTTTACCCCCCCCAGTGGCTGCACAATTAGCATATGCTAGCGTGTCTTAGCGAGTGCTATTTTCACTGTCTTATGTTGCTACTGTGAATACGTATATTTTAATATCtataaagcaaaacattcaTGCACCCCATTTTAGGCAATCTTACCGTGTAAGGAAACTTGCACAATACTAACTGTGATACATGGTGCAAAAAACGAAAGTTTTTCTTAACacctttgtttctttttgcaaagCTGTGCATTTATCATCCCATCAAGTGCATTCCCGAAGCAAGTGCATTCATCATCCCATCATTATAATTTGACACATTTAATGAAATCGGTGCATTGCATGTGAAATGTAGGCCTATTAATAAATAGGCCACGGAAGGAATTCAAAGTTTTTAAAAACCAATTGCtaatatttatataaatcACAAGTTTTATCTCTATACCGCACACATTTTTCACTTCTATGATTTCTTgaaatatttgcttttttattgagctggttatgatttttttttcatattccGCGCGCCATCACACAAAATGATCATTCCGCAACAATCACGTGCACATTCTTGTTTGTCTCGACGAATTGATTTTTTAAGCagtatgttttttcttttctttcttctttcctttGCCTTTCGAACAACTTCCGCAAACACTgtatttttgtaattaaatgaaTATGTCAATCAAACATGATCTCATCTAATGAATTCCAACAATGCCCctaccgacaaaaaaaaccctcctaCTTTCCCTTAGcatcacatgcacacacattaTTATTGGACCTAGAACAGCTAGAGGTGATGGCAAGTctgaaagataaaataaatgttgatTCCTCCTCCTACTCCCCTGCACTCCGGTCCACGTGTAATGTTGCTAATACTGTGCAACTTCATTCGGCTACAACAACGGCCACAACTATAACTACAACAACACCTTTATTGCTACCATCATCACCTTCACCAACTTTACCAcaaccactaccaccactaccaacaccaacaccaccacaaccaccaacAAAACTGTCGTCTTCACTGCTTCTGTTGCCAACTACAATGAATACTACGCAAATGTGCAACAACAATATTCAACAAccacaaacgaaaaacaactgCAACAAATCGTTGGACACTGTTGGTACGGACGGTGGCAACAATACGGTCCCGTTGATGGATTGTTCCACTACGTTACTTGTCTTCGCCGATTCAAACGACGACGATTGCGATCTGTTGATATCCACCGACCCAATAATACCGTCTGCCACGGTTACTATAACGACAAACAACACCGCAACCACGCCATCGGATGAATTGGTTTTGATCGATACCCCATGCGCGTTTCCGGTTGGTTTGCAATCGATCGTTCCTTCTTCCCACGATCGTCCACAAACGTTTGACGATTATTTGGATCTTAGTAAGTTGCGCTATCCTGTTGCCCATCGTTGATGtcgtgttttcttttgtgtttccttcgttgagtttgcatgcttgcatggttttcccctttttgttacaagaacgctttttgattttgttctgTATGTTGTTCCGAATCCGACTAATGCCCTCTGTTATGTTATATGTATAACAACAAAATTCTTCCAGAATAATATGTTTGGCAGAAAGTTAAACATGAAATGTGTTTGCATGAGTTTAATATTTGAGTTTTCacattttctctttttttttaagttcaaTTAAGCTTTCGTCGACCAATTCCGCTTCTTTTTATTTACGCCGCATGTAAATGTGTACAGGAAAGTTATTGGATACTTAtttctgtttaatttttcGAATATAAATTATTGTACAACAGTATATTTGTTTCTTAAAAGCATCCCTAGCATGAACTGAAAAGCTTCCCAAAATCaatatgtatatatttttactGTGTCGCCGCTATTGCACACGATTGCGATAATAATACAACAGTTATGTGAATCTATTACCTTCAATATTGACACGATGTATCAATCTATTCTCATTTCGATCGTTAGGTGTCCAGGAAATGCTCCAAAAAGCCGTTACTGGTCAGCCCGAGGATGGGACAAAGGGCGAAATTTTGGATCCGCAAGTCACAGAAAACTCAAGCCCGATTGCTGCAGATGACATAGCAGTAAAATCGTCCTCGTTTGTAACAAACCCAGCAACAGCGTCACATCCGGAAGAGTACGAAGACATTGGGTCACTTGATTTTACTGCCGGTagcagtggtggtggtagtaacAATGCTCAGTATTCTGTTGCGCCACAAACGGTGCATCATGAGCCACAACTGGAGGAGCAACTAGAATCCGCACTGTCGCAACATTACGTTTCATCCCATCCGCAACCACAACCTATGTCAATTTCatcttctccaaacagtgtGCCTATGGTGCGAACTATAAAGCTTCCAGAAACACATATTTTTACGCCCAGTCGGGGAGTGACCCCAATCTCGCGGGATATTACTGATCGTGACATTGTTGTGCGGGAATATCACGATGTAGAGTATAGCTTAGAAAAATCAGCTGCCACTTCGATCTccagcaaaaaagaaatcgaGTTCGACGAGTTTAACGAATTCCAATCGGTATCCGCTCTGCCTCCTGGATTACCAGACACAGCAGCTGCCATAAATCTGGTCGATTCTGTCAGACCCGTAATTGGTCGATCACCTACAGAGGAGCTGGAAATACGCAGTCAGGAGCTAATCGAACAAACGATTAGTAAGACGGAACGTATCGAaaacaatgatgatgatgatgatgagttttCTGACTTTCAAGCAGCGGTTCTGCCAATATCTGCAGTTCCTCCGGTGAATAAACCCGTTTCAAACGTCCAGAATAATCGGTCGAACACAAGCTCACCGGTGATGTTGCTCAGTCCCGCAATATTGCTACCGCAGCAAGCCAACACCTCGATGGAAAAGGACTCTTCGAATGCGCGCAAAAATGCCTCGACGGGTGCGATCAACTGGCCCGATCCAGGAATTGATCCGGATGAATTGGCTAGGTTTGAAGCCGCATTTGCCAAACCTTCCGTAGCTGCACCCGTCGCTGGAACATCTAATGTAGCAAGCAACCAAAGCTTAGCAAGCGCCCCGAAAGCGCCAGCAGTGGAGGAAGACGAGTGGTCGGATTTCATATCATCCAAACCGGCCACTGAGCTGGCTATCAAATTGTCTGCTGCTAGCGTACCTAGTGCTGGATCAGCACCTACGAGCACTGAAACGGAAACACAGGAGGAATGGACAGATTTCATCTCTAGTACCGCGGGAACGGTCGGTGGCTATACATCGCACAATCGTCTCTCGTCTAGTCAGAATAATTTCAACTATCCACGCGCTTCCCCAGCAGTTGTTGGAGGTAGTGGAACGAAAGCAGCAAATTCGTCCTGGTCGAACCAACCGCAGCTACCCCCGCCACAGTTTAGCTCGTGGAATAGTAACAGCCTGTACTACAATCCGATGTCCTCGTTGCCTTTAACGAACCAACAGCACCCGTCCCAGTATGCAgcccaccagcagcagcaacaatacTACAACCGGTCGGAAATGCCTGCCATGGTCTTTTCTGGTGTTGCTGGCTACAGTGGTTCACCGAAAGTGCCAACCAATCTTCAACAACATCACGCACCAATGACGGGCACCGGAATAACGTCTATGATGATGGGACAGCAGCCACCTATGCAGCTTCTACCGGAGCTGTCGTTCATAACACCTAATGCGGGTGGTGGACACAGCGCCGGTACATCCGGTACCAAACCGGCGACACATTCCTTTCTCAGCAACGTGATATCGAGCAACAGTTTTACGAAGAAATGATTGTTACTTAACCACGGTTACGATGGACGACGGGCCGACAGCGATGCAGGCCGAATGAAAGCGTGCCGGAATCGGCCAGACCGAGGTCGCTATCGTTTGCATCCCAACAGCAGTGCGACCGATTCGACTGGTGCAACCGTAACTGTGGGGGACGTAATTATGTAAATACACCGTACAGATTCCAATACATGATGGGCATGAGATGCGCCTAGGTGCCTCATATGTTCGTCGTTTTTAGCTAGGGAGAATATTTATGGCATACCTCTCATGTATGCAACATTCAACTGCAGATACGCATAGCAAATCAAGCGCTCGCGAACATGCATAGCTGGATGACATCTGTTGTCGtattaaccaaaaaaaaaaaacacatagtaAATCCTTCAAGCCCAAATATGCTAACTGTGGAGCAAACGATGTGAACTTGCTTGCAATCGTGATAAGTCAATCCTCGTGCCCCATTCctgaaacaaagcaaaactaaaTGTATTTAGGTCATGCATACCAGTCGAACTAATCTTATATCGACGGCATCGTACTTAGTAGGATTTTACGGCATACTGTTGACATGGTTAGAACCATTTTGTAGGTTGTacgttttatttatgtatttctGGTTTTAATTATACCCTGaaacgtttgttgtttttacacACCCTTAGCTGCTGGTCCCAAAAACAGATCCCACAGCTTTGCGAGTCAAAGTTAGTTGCGTTTCTGTGGTTCGTTTACTTTCCTCTATCACACAATGCTTCACCATGCATCACGGttattatttcatttgatCTGATAGTTATTGCAGTGACTGAAGGGGTAGTCGCAAGGATATTAGCGTAAACGCGATGGCGGAATAGAATATATATTCGAATGAACAACATTTGATGTTACATTACATGGACGATTCAGCAAACCGTTTATCAACGTACTGATGTAGGAATAACGGCAGGAGAATTTCGAATGAagtataaaagaaaattattgttttctatCCTTGTTTCGTTCTACATTGCGTACGGTATTTTGTATTGCTGGCTATAAAATATAAGTTGATCAGATGGTTCTTCTTCATCAATAATCGTAACACCTTTTGATTATTAAATTGTCTGTACTTTATTCGTCTTACCTACCTATCCGAAACAGTGGCGGCGTACTGCACCCAATCCGGTAGTGCACAAATagtaaacattttttaaacacacCAGTTGTTTAAAGCTTGTACTGTTTATTTACTGTTCGCGTAAATATGACTATCACTAGTTGATTTTTAATCGATGGTCTTACTCTATGGATCCTACCTGGTGTTTAAACTATTTGTCCCATCTTACCCTCCCCTTTTACCAGTGCAGAGCGCATGCATTGAGGCATACGCCTTCTTGGATGGAACCGTGCTATGTTTTGCAACTGGTGCGTACAATCTAATGCCAATTTTCACTAGAAAAGAGTTTCGTCCAAACAAACTCCTAGCCAATCCACTTTCGCTTCAGGTGCACGTCTTCCTCCCCCGGGGGTCTCTGTTCTTCAGGCACTAAACACTCTATTAACTAAGTCTATCACAGCATGTGGAAGTAGTACAGTAGTGTGTTGCTAGAGCGAAGAATTTCAGTGCGTATGGACACTCTGGAACCTACGGCAGATTTTCCTTAGAGCCTAGATAAtaatttttgtaaataaaaatcatttgcaCCCACAACCCTGCTGTTGCTACTTGTGTTGCTATTGCGCAGGAACCCCAGGACCGCATTTTGTGTAGTAACCACAAACACGATGGTGTAGAATTTGTTGCTTTAGTACAACTATTTTCATGCGAATCATACGTCACTGGAGCCTATAGACCGTAGTTCGAACGTGACTCAGCTGTGCACGCCATCAAATGCTATCTATGTTCCTAATAATCTACTCGTAATCATAACAGGATTGGATCGAGATGGCTACCATACCATCTAGGATATCGTGGAAAATGGTTCGTTCGCAACACCATGGCTCACGGCGGTTCGGTTCCCCTAAAGCTGCTAATGCTACCTAATTAGGCCTTAAAATCGTTCTTGGTCTCGACCTACCTAGCCTGTACTGACCAGCTATCTGTGACTTATGTGTTTACGCATGGCCCGGATCATCCATACGGCTACTGCTGCCGGTCTACCAATCATGGTCTACGTCTCAAAGACCGGTACCGATCCTACCTAGAGTTCGCTACATATTGACTTCCCAGAGTTTGAGATAGTTGTCCAGTATTTCCCTGTACCACGCTCGCTTGGCCGGATCCTTAAAAACGACGCCAAGTGAGCGCAGGTCCAGCTGTAGGATGGCCTCGTTCTGCAGTAGTTCGCTGAGTATCCGCAGCAGCGCACCGTCACCGTGCAGCTTTAGCAGACTGCTGTAGGTGAACACGTAGTACGAAAGCCGCAACTTCCGGGAGGCCCATGCTTCGACGGACGCATTGCCACTGGCGCACCGTATCTTGCCCATGTGCTCCACAAACCAGGGCGCAAAGTGTTCGTACAGATCTACCTTCGACACCTGTAAGGTACCGGTGCTTTTGAGCTTTTCCTTCACGTGCGCGTAATTGCGCTTGCTGAACACAAACACCTGATAGAGCGAATTGCCTGTCACGTACGCATTGATATAGTGCGTCCCGTACTGATTCATGAACTGTACCGCGGACGTCGTGTCGCCGACGACGACACTCTGCGCCTTGCGCGACACCTCCGGTTCGATCGTCTGGTTCGGCGGGATCGGTTTCGCAAACCGGGCACTGTCACGGTAACGGGACACCCGGACCAGTACGTAACAGTACTCGTCCCGCTCGAGGTACTTGCTTTGGATGCCTAGCTTTTTGGCTGCCACCTCCGGGTGCCATCCTTCGGTGTACGCCCGCCACGAACTGTCCAAGCGTTCGATCTGGAAGTCACGGAAGTATGCCTGGAACAGCTGGCGCCGATTGTCGCAAAACTCCATGTGGAAGTCGCCATTGAAGATGCCCGGCTTTATTTCGTACACCTCCGTCTTCAGCAGATCCAGTCCCTGTCGTTCGAAGAGAAGTACAGAAAATAGTTAACATTGGTGTCCATTGGCCAGCGTGGTACATTATCGTGTTACATGCAACACAAAAAGGCATCTTGTTCTACTGCCCCAAAGAACACTACGGGGTGTAACGGAAACGCTTATCAAATGCTGGAATGCTTAAAATCCGTAAGCTCACGTTCCGTAAGCAGCAGGGCAAAAGGGGACGGGCAAAAAAGGCTGACCTACGCATGCAATTAGTTCTCACCTTGAAGACGTTGTTCGTCGGCTCCTTAAACAGCCATCGTTCGCTATCGTTGTACGAGATGACCTTCATCGATATCGACAGATAACCATAGCGCAGGAAAACGTTTACCGCTTTCCCCAGCCGCAGCTGCGATTCCCGCTGGGCGCCAGTACATTCGTCGGGCAAACCGCACACTACCAGCCCGGCCACGATCAGCAGAAACCCCGCCAACGATGGCGCAAACGATCGCCCAttcggtggtgttggtgcCGGCACCGATGTCCCTGCATGGTGGtgatgatcgtgatcgtgtgcTGTAGTTTGCGTCATAACTTGTACAACCGCCAATTATGCCTTCCGTTCAAGATGGTCCGGTGTCTTGGGCGTGCGGCCGGATTTTCGGAAGTCGCTCTGCTGTGTGTAGTAGGATGGCCGGCACACACAGCCCTAGCCGTCTCAGTAAGTTGATGTGTTACAGCTGCTTTGCGCGTGCTTACATTATCAGTGTTCTGATACACGGTCTGTGAGAACTCTGGCGAATCTGCGTTCATACGAtcgagaaaagaagaaaaggaaaaataaataaataaaggcaATTACATCTACCATTACCCAATCCCACGTTATGTCCGAACGTTACGAAACTACCAGCGGCCGTCAC
The Anopheles moucheti chromosome 2, idAnoMoucSN_F20_07, whole genome shotgun sequence genome window above contains:
- the LOC128304105 gene encoding torso-like protein, translated to MTQTTAHDHDHHHHAGTSVPAPTPPNGRSFAPSLAGFLLIVAGLVVCGLPDECTGAQRESQLRLGKAVNVFLRYGYLSISMKVISYNDSERWLFKEPTNNVFKGLDLLKTEVYEIKPGIFNGDFHMEFCDNRRQLFQAYFRDFQIERLDSSWRAYTEGWHPEVAAKKLGIQSKYLERDEYCYVLVRVSRYRDSARFAKPIPPNQTIEPEVSRKAQSVVVGDTTSAVQFMNQYGTHYINAYVTGNSLYQVFVFSKRNYAHVKEKLKSTGTLQVSKVDLYEHFAPWFVEHMGKIRCASGNASVEAWASRKLRLSYYVFTYSSLLKLHGDGALLRILSELLQNEAILQLDLRSLGVVFKDPAKRAWYREILDNYLKLWEVNM
- the LOC128304095 gene encoding mucin-17, whose product is MSSQIPPLVCHTPPPIDFDADDDDDDYGSDIPEDDVIGIDDRNGTDCPDDDFGDFATVLPGPTNLDPIPTEAVIDNETVELTSIPVAAGTKSVFPARLGSDSPPSLILPTNEYHEADIDEIAGNGAEDEEDIDFQPFGSPSQPPEPPPEDSISLPSLHFDADVSKSEEDDHVPAQPNATSSTSSGSGIETEVDLPVAAAAERTTPVIQECGRFDDNTENDFTDFTTASNERSSVVLEIPTANDVSFELDDFAQLESTPSADSNFVSQQSRADFATFDADFSKFDSFQASFPATIDDVVPAKTPVEETKSMPIIEPTSVKKLHDLQPPEDEFDDFQEFATFSGQPVATVSTQFMEKADVRNSAENNLESSTSTVENVKRDIDAPLAGSISNAANNTSDVDDDDDDFGEFSDFKQPESTTTEPPICSFSMDNVHKLLEAMFPSIDPEMLSTDTGQQTTALCNIPSNKLHSQLQDFDNTNALAYQHSKSTSSKTLVTALGIDSRNIMYGPKWNSSMPRFAANLSFNPLEPLKPVAPSTVKETGSNTNEKNANITQAAKASSTFVGGLDHLHVNPVPNSSVPAAQFDWNSSGLVNPLEASHAHTLLLDLEQLEVMASLKDKINVDSSSYSPALRSTCNVANTVQLHSATTTATTITTTTPLLLPSSPSPTLPQPLPPLPTPTPPQPPTKLSSSLLLLPTTMNTTQMCNNNIQQPQTKNNCNKSLDTVGTDGGNNTVPLMDCSTTLLVFADSNDDDCDLLISTDPIIPSATVTITTNNTATTPSDELVLIDTPCAFPVGLQSIVPSSHDRPQTFDDYLDLSVQEMLQKAVTGQPEDGTKGEILDPQVTENSSPIAADDIAVKSSSFVTNPATASHPEEYEDIGSLDFTAGSSGGGSNNAQYSVAPQTVHHEPQLEEQLESALSQHYVSSHPQPQPMSISSSPNSVPMVRTIKLPETHIFTPSRGVTPISRDITDRDIVVREYHDVEYSLEKSAATSISSKKEIEFDEFNEFQSVSALPPGLPDTAAAINLVDSVRPVIGRSPTEELEIRSQELIEQTISKTERIENNDDDDDEFSDFQAAVLPISAVPPVNKPVSNVQNNRSNTSSPVMLLSPAILLPQQANTSMEKDSSNARKNASTGAINWPDPGIDPDELARFEAAFAKPSVAAPVAGTSNVASNQSLASAPKAPAVEEDEWSDFISSKPATELAIKLSAASVPSAGSAPTSTETETQEEWTDFISSTAGTVGGYTSHNRLSSSQNNFNYPRASPAVVGGSGTKAANSSWSNQPQLPPPQFSSWNSNSLYYNPMSSLPLTNQQHPSQYAAHQQQQQYYNRSEMPAMVFSGVAGYSGSPKVPTNLQQHHAPMTGTGITSMMMGQQPPMQLLPELSFITPNAGGGHSAGTSGTKPATHSFLSNVISSNSFTKK